The following are encoded in a window of Cucurbita pepo subsp. pepo cultivar mu-cu-16 unplaced genomic scaffold, ASM280686v2 Cp4.1_scaffold001037, whole genome shotgun sequence genomic DNA:
- the LOC111786111 gene encoding probable arabinosyltransferase ARAD1 isoform X1 codes for MHRKATFFLVFSVIFFISCLVLVGTVDIRSHFFTLLQSQPISPFPCAADSPLRVYMYDLPRRFNVGIMNRRNLDQTPVTASTWPPWPKNWGLKRQHSVEYWMMGSLIHEGAGDGRDVVRVMDPENADAFFVPFFSSLSFNSHGHNMTDPATEIDHQLQIELMKFLSESKYWQRSRGRDHVIPMTHPNAFRFLRDQVNASIQIVVDFGRYPKAMSNLGKDVVAPYVHVVSSFIDDDPQDPFESRKTLLFFQGKTFRKDDGIIRVKLAKILDGYDDVHYERSAATEKSIETSSEGMRSSKFCLHPAGDTPSSCRLFDAIVSHCVPVIVSDQIELPFEDEIDYTRFSLFFSFEEALQPGYMVDKLRQFPKERWIEMWKQLKNISHHYEFQYPPEKEDAVNMLWRQVKHRLPAVKLAVHRSRRLKIPDWWRRR; via the exons ATGCATCGAAAAGCTACATTCTTCCTCGTATTTTCagtcatcttcttcatttcttgtttAGTTCTTGTCGGAACCGTCGACATCAGATCGCACTTCTTCACTCTGCTTCAGTCTCAGCCAATTTCCCCTTTCCCATGTGCCGCCGACTCTCCTCTCCGGGTGTACATGTACGATCTTCCCCGTCGTTTTAATGTCGGGATTATGAATCGCCGAAACTTGGACCAGACTCCAGTCACCGCCTCCACTTGGCCGCCATGGCCCAAAAACTGGGGGTTGAAGCGGCAGCATAGTGTGGAGTATTGGATGATGGGTTCGCTTATACATGAAGGTGCTGGTGATGGCAGAGACGTGGTTAGAGTCATGGATCCAGAGAATGCCGATGCCTTCTTTGTGCCGTTTTTCTCTTCGTTGAGTTTCAATTCACATGGACACAACATGACCGATCCGGCCACGGAGATTGATCACCAATTGCAG ATCGAACTTATGAAATTCTTGAGCGAATCTAAGTATTGGCAGAGGTCTAGGGGTAGAGACCATGTCATTCCCATGACACATCCTAATGCCTTCAGATTTCTTCGAGACCAGGTGAATGCCTCGATACAAATTGTAGTGGATTTCGGCCGCTATCCAAAAGCCATGTCGAATTTGGGAAAAGACGTGGTAGCTCCGTATGTGCATGTCGTGAGTTCTTTCATTGATGATGACCCTCAGGATCCATTCGAGTCTCGGAAGACATTACTCTTCTTTCAGGGAAAGACGTTCAGAAAAGAT GATGGAATTATTCGTGTCAAACTGGCTAAGATATTAGATGGTTACGATGATGTTCACTATGAACGTAGCGCTGCAACGGAGAAAAGCATAGAAACG TCTTCTGAAGGGATGCGTTCATCAAAGTTCTGCCTGCATCCTGCAGGAGACACGCCATCATCTTGTCGGCTATTCGATGCTATTGTAAGCCACTGTGTTCCTGTCATTGTTAGTGATCAAATAGAGCTGCCATTTGAGGATGAAATTGACTACACTCGATTCTCGTTGTTTTTTTCGTTCGAAGAGGCACTGCAACCTGGTTACATGGTTGATAAACTCAGGCAATTTCCTAAAGAGAGATGGATTGAAATGTGGAAGCAACTAAAGAATATCTCCCATCACTATGAATTTCAGTACCCTCCTGAAAAGGAAGATGCCGTCAACATGTTATGGAGACAGGTTAAGCACAGGCTTCCCGCTGTCAAACTTGCTGTTCACCGAAGCAGACGGTTGAAAATCCCGGACTGGTGGCGAAGAAGATGA
- the LOC111786111 gene encoding probable arabinosyltransferase ARAD1 isoform X2: MHRKATFFLVFSVIFFISCLVLVGTVDIRSHFFTLLQSQPISPFPCAADSPLRVYMYDLPRRFNVGIMNRRNLDQTPVTASTWPPWPKNWGLKRQHSVEYWMMGSLIHEGAGDGRDVVRVMDPENADAFFVPFFSSLSFNSHGHNMTDPATEIDHQLQIELMKFLSESKYWQRSRGRDHVIPMTHPNAFRFLRDQVNASIQIVVDFGRYPKAMSNLGKDVVAPYVHVVSSFIDDDPQDPFESRKTLLFFQGKTFRKDDGIIRVKLAKILDGYDDVHYERSAATEKSIETSSEGMRSSKFCLHPAGDTPSSCRLFDAIRHCNLVTWLINSGNFLKRDGLKCGSN; the protein is encoded by the exons ATGCATCGAAAAGCTACATTCTTCCTCGTATTTTCagtcatcttcttcatttcttgtttAGTTCTTGTCGGAACCGTCGACATCAGATCGCACTTCTTCACTCTGCTTCAGTCTCAGCCAATTTCCCCTTTCCCATGTGCCGCCGACTCTCCTCTCCGGGTGTACATGTACGATCTTCCCCGTCGTTTTAATGTCGGGATTATGAATCGCCGAAACTTGGACCAGACTCCAGTCACCGCCTCCACTTGGCCGCCATGGCCCAAAAACTGGGGGTTGAAGCGGCAGCATAGTGTGGAGTATTGGATGATGGGTTCGCTTATACATGAAGGTGCTGGTGATGGCAGAGACGTGGTTAGAGTCATGGATCCAGAGAATGCCGATGCCTTCTTTGTGCCGTTTTTCTCTTCGTTGAGTTTCAATTCACATGGACACAACATGACCGATCCGGCCACGGAGATTGATCACCAATTGCAG ATCGAACTTATGAAATTCTTGAGCGAATCTAAGTATTGGCAGAGGTCTAGGGGTAGAGACCATGTCATTCCCATGACACATCCTAATGCCTTCAGATTTCTTCGAGACCAGGTGAATGCCTCGATACAAATTGTAGTGGATTTCGGCCGCTATCCAAAAGCCATGTCGAATTTGGGAAAAGACGTGGTAGCTCCGTATGTGCATGTCGTGAGTTCTTTCATTGATGATGACCCTCAGGATCCATTCGAGTCTCGGAAGACATTACTCTTCTTTCAGGGAAAGACGTTCAGAAAAGAT GATGGAATTATTCGTGTCAAACTGGCTAAGATATTAGATGGTTACGATGATGTTCACTATGAACGTAGCGCTGCAACGGAGAAAAGCATAGAAACG TCTTCTGAAGGGATGCGTTCATCAAAGTTCTGCCTGCATCCTGCAGGAGACACGCCATCATCTTGTCGGCTATTCGATGCTATT AGGCACTGCAACCTGGTTACATGGTTGATAAACTCAGGCAATTTCCTAAAGAGAGATGGATTGAAATGTGGAAGCAACTAA